The genome window TCTTTTATTTTTAATGTTTGTAATTTTGTAGTCAAATAACCATTATTTATTTTAACTATATAGAATTCTAAATTTTTATTATCTGGTGAATTAACATATGAATATGCTCTTTGTATTATTCTTTTTTTTTTATCTTGTATTGCTAATTTTGTGAATTGTCCTGCTACAAAATTATTAATAGGTGCATTTAAAATTATGCTAAAAAGTCTATTGTTCCAATGTAATATTTTAATTATTTTTCCCTTTACCCATGTAGTCATTGTTAGTTCCTTTTATATTTTTTAATATTTGTTAATAGTATATTATTTTTTAATAAAAGTTTTTATTTTTAGTTTATTATTTCTTTTACAATTAAGTATATATTAATAGTAATGATAAATGTTACAATAACCCAACCTGTTTTTTGTAAAAATTTTGAGTTTACTAATTCTCCCATTATTTTTTTATTTCCAGTAAAAGATAATAATGGTATTAATGCTAATGAAATTCCAAAACTTAGTAATACTTGGCTTATGATTAAAATAGTTGTTGGGTTTAATTTTATCAAAATTATAATAAAAGATGGTAAAATTGTTATTATTCTTCGTATCCATACTGGTATATAGAAATTAATAAACCCTTGCATCATTATTTGTCCGGCTAGTGTTCCTACTACCGTTGATGATATTCCAGCTGCTATTAAGCTTAATCCAAAAATAGTAGCAGCAGCTTGATTTAATAGTGGTTTTAATGTTAAATATGCTTGGTTTAAATCTGTTATTTTTATAACACCATGATAATAAAATACTGCAGATGATGTTGCAAGCATGGCTAAATTTATGAAACTAGCTATTGTCATAGCTAGAGCTATATCTATTTTAGTGGATGAATATAATTCTTTTTTTGTTCCTATATTTGTTTTATATTGTGTAAGAGATGAATGTAAATAAATTACATGTGGCATAATTGTTGCACCTAATATTCCTGCAGATAAAAAAACTGCATTTGTAGTTGGTAATGAAGGAATAATTAATCCTTTTATTAGTAATGATAATTTAGGTTTTGAATAAAATAATTCTATTAAATATGCAGTTGCTACTAGTAGTAATAATATTCCTATTATTATTTCTAAGGTTTTTTGTCCTTTTTTTTGTATTGTTAATATTAAAAATGTTAATATACCAACTATAATTGCACTTTTGGGTAAACTTATGTTTGTTATTAATTTTATTCCGATTGTAGCTCCTAAAAATTCGGCTAAATCTGTTGCCATTGCGATTATTTCCGCTTGTATCCAGTAAAACCATACTATTGGTTTTGGAAAATTATCTCTTATATGTTCTGCAAGATTTTTATTTGTTGCTATGCCCAGTTTTGCAGACATTAGTTGTATTAAAATAGCCATTATGTTAGCTAATGTTACAACCCATAAAAGAGTATACCCATATGCTGCTCCAGCTTGTATATTAGTAGCAAAATTTCCTGGATCTATATAACCAATAGCGGCTATGAATGCTGGGCCTAATATTATTAGTTTATTTGTTTTATTAGATTTATTTTTATTTTTTTGTATCATTATTTCATTTAAAATAAATTAAATATTTTAATAATGTTAATAACATAACATATTTGTTGTAATAATTTTATTTAGTATTTAATTAAATATATATTTTTATTAAAAATATAATTTTATATGTAATTTTTTTATATTTTTTAGTAAATTTTATTATTATTTATATATTTTATTGAATTTTCTATTCTTTCTAATGATTTATATTTTCCTAATAAAAATAAAATTAAAGATAAATTTGGAGATTTTGTTTTACCGGTTATTGAAATTCTTAATGGCATGTTTAAATCTATGATATTTAATTTTAATTTTTTGATAGTTTTTTTTAATTTTAATTGAATATTTGATTCATTCCATATTTTTATTGATGAAAACTCTTTTTTTATATATTTTAGTGGTTTAATTGAATTTTTACATAGATAATTATTTTTTTTTAATTTTATATTTTTATATAAATAATTCGATTGTTTTATAATTTCTTTAAAAGTTTTACATCTAGGTATAAATATTTTTAAAATATTAATTTCTAAATTATTTTTTTTAATTTTATTTAATTTCATATAATTTTTAAAATGTTTTATAATTATTTTTTTGTTTAAATTTTTTAAATAGTGATGATTTAACCAATTTAGTTTTTTTTTATTTAACAAACTTGCTGATTTACTAATTTTTTTAAAATTAAATAGTTCTTTCATCTCAGTTACATTAAAAATTTCTTTATTTCCGTAAGACCATCCTAGTCGTATTAAATAATTTAATAATGCTTCTGGCAAATAACCATTTTTTTTATATTCAAAAATACTTTTAGTATTTTTTCTTTTTGACATCTTTTCACCGTTTTCATTAAGTATAATAGGAAGATGTGCATATATTGGAGGTTTTATTCCTATTGCATTTAAAATATTTATTTGTTTTGGTGTATTACTTATATGTTCTTCACCTCTAATAACATGAGTAATTTTCATATCCCAATCATCTATGGCTACACAAAAATTATATGTTGGTATACCATTACTTCTTTGTATAATTAAGTCGTCTAATTCTTTATTTTTAATTTTTATTTTTCCTCTTATTTGATCTTTAAATACTACTTCTCCAAATTTAGGATTTTTAAATCTTATTACATATTTGTTTTTTTTGTTTTTATTTTCGTTATATCTACATAAATTATCATAATGAGGTTTTATTTTGTTTTTTAATTGATATTTTTTTAGATTTTCTAATCTATTTTTTGAACAATAGCACTTATAAGCCTGTTTATTTATTAACATTTTTTTTATTATTTTATTATATTTTTTAATTCTTTTTGATTGAAAATATATATTTTCATTCCAATTTATTCCCATCCATTTCATATGTTTTATTATTTTTTTTACAAAATATTGTTTTGAACTTTTTGTGTTTGTATCTTCAAAACGAAGTATAAATGATCCGTTATTTTTTTGTGCGAATAACCAAGAATATAATGCTGTTCTTGCACCTCCTAGGTGTAATAACCCGGTTGGGCTGGGAGCAAATCTAGTTTTTATTTTCATATTATTTTAAATTTATAAAATTAAAATATTTGGTATTATTAATTATATAATAATTTTATATTTAATTTTTATTAAATTTTTATTTTTTTATTTTTTGATTATAGTATAATTTAATTAAATGTTATATGGGTGATTAGCTCAGTTGGTAGAGCGTCTCTTTTACACGGAGAAGGTCGGCGGTTCGAATCCGTCATTACCCAATTTTAAAATTGGGGGTCGTTAGCTCAGTTGGTAGAGCAGTTGACTTTTAATCAATTGGTCGCAGGTTCGAATCCTGCACGACCCATTTTTAATTTTTATATTTTATATAGATTTTTTTGTTTAGTTTTTTTATTATTTTTTTATTTTTGTAGATATATTTTATTATATTTTTAGCTATTTTTTTTCCTATTTTTTTAATTGATAATAATTTTTTAATATTAACATTTAAGAATTTTTTTATTGAATTTAATTTTGTTGCGATGTTTTTTGCATTTGTTTTTCCTAATCCATTTATGTTTAATGAATATAAAAAATTACTAAATTTTATTTTTTTAGCTTGATTAATTGATTTTATTATTTGTTTTGCTTTTTTTATTTTTATATTATTAATATTTAATAGCATATTTATATTTAAATTAAAAATATCTATTGATGATTTTATGATTTTGTTTTCTATTAGTTTATCTATAGTTTTATTTCCTAAACCTATAATATTGTAAGATTGTTGTGATACAAAATATTTTAAATATGCCTTAAGTTGTGCTTTACATTTTAATCCCGATATACATTTTATTATTGATTTATTTTTTGTAATTTTTATATTACAGTTACATTCTGGGCATTTATTAGGAATATTTATTATTTCTTTTTCATTATTTTTATTTTTTTTTATTACTTTTATAATTTTAGGAATTACATTACCTGCTTTTTTTAAAATAATTGAATCTCCAATGTTTATTTTTAATCTTTTTATTTCTTTAATATTATGTAAATTAACATTTTTTATTATTGATCCAGATAATGATATAGGAATTAATTGTGCTATTGGTGTTATTATTCCTGTACGTCCTATTTGAAATTTTATATTTTTTATTTTTGTTTTTGTTTCATCTGATGGGAATTTATAAGCTATAGCCCATCTTGGAAATTTTGTTGTTTCACCAAGTTTTTTTTGATATTTTTTATTATTGATTTTTATTACAATACCATCTACATCTATACCTAATTTATTTTTCTTTTTTAATTTTTTTGAATAAAAATTTAATATATCTTTTTTTTTGTTGTATATTTTTGTGTGTTTACAAATAGGTATACCCCATTTTTTAGCCATTTTTAATGTTTTAAAGTGACTATTTATGTTGATTTTTTCTTTTTTTATATTAACGTTATAACATATGAATTCTAATTTTCTTTTTGCTGTTATTTTTGAATTTAATTGTCTTAGTGAACCTGCGGCCATATTTCTTGGATTAGAAAACATTTTTTTTTTATTTTTATTTAATAATTTAAAATTTTTTTTTGATATAAATACTTCTCCTCTTATTTCTAAATATTTTGGTATATTATTACCAGTAATTTTTAGTGGTATTTTTTTTATTGTTTTTATATTATTTGTTATATCTTCTCCTATTTCACTATCGCCTCTTGTAGCTGCTTTTTGTAAAATGCCATTTTTGTATATTATACTAACGGCTAATCCATCTATTTTTAATTCGCAACATAAGTTAACTATTTTTTTTTTAAATAATTTTTTTTTTAAATAATTTTTAAAATTTAGAAGATCTTTTTTTTTGTAAATATTTCTTAATGAAAGCATAGGTATTTTATGTTTTATTTTTTTAAATTTTTTATCTATTTGTCCTGTGATTTTTATTGTTGGTGAATTATTTTTTATAAGGTGAGGGTTTTTTTTTTCTAATTTTAATAATTTTATTATCATATTATCATATGTTTCGTCATTAATTTTTGGTTTATTTAGAACATAATATAAATATTCATGATATTTTATTTTTTTTTTTAGTTTTTTTATTATTTTTTTCATTGTTTTTTTAATATTTTTTTTAAGTTTAATTTATTTAATTATTATTATCAAATCTTTATCTTATATTGATAAATATTATTTAATTATATTATTTGATATTTTTTAATTTTAATTGTACTTTTATTTAAATATTATTTTATTTATTTAAAATATTTATATCTTTGTTTAGATGGAGAATTTATGAAGAATGTTTTTAAGGATAATTCTTTAACTATAGGTAATACTCCTTTAGTTAAATTAAATAGAATAGGTAATGGTAGTATTTTTGTTAAAATTGAATCACGTAATCCTAGTTTTAGTGTTAAGTGTCGTATTGGTGCAAATATGATATGGGATGCAGAGAATAAAGGCATTTTAAATAAAAACATAGAATTAATTGAACCTACTAGTGGTAATACTGGTATTGCTTTAGCTTTTGTATCTGCTTCTAGAGGATATAATTTAACTTTGATTATGCCAGATTCAATGTCAATTGAGCGTCGTAATTTACTTAAGGCTTTAGGTGCTAATTTGATATTAACTGATGGTGTATATGGTATGAAAGGTGCTGTTTCTAAAGCTGAAGAAATGTTTGCGAATAATCCTGATAAGTATTTACTTCTTCAACAGTTTAATAATCCTGCTAATCCTGATATACATGAAAAGACTACTGGTCCTGAAATATGGGATGATACTGACGGACTTATTGATGTTTTTATTGCAGGTGTTGGTACTGGAGGTACCTTGACTGGAGTAACAAGATATATAAAGAATATTAAAGGTAAAAAAGATTTGTTTGCTGTTGCTGTTGAACCCCTTGATTCTCCAGTTATTACTAAAGCTATGACAGGTAAAAATATGAAAGTAGGTAATCATAAAATTCAAGGTATTGGTGCTGGTTTTATTCCTAAAAATTTAGATTTAAATTTAATTGATCGTGTTGTTATGGTATCTAATGAATCAGCTATGGATATGGCAAAAAAATTAATGAAATATGAAGGTATTCTATCCGGTATTTCTTCTGGTGCTGCTGTTTATGCTGCTTTGGAATT of Candidatus Purcelliella pentastirinorum contains these proteins:
- a CDS encoding Nramp family divalent metal transporter, yielding MIQKNKNKSNKTNKLIILGPAFIAAIGYIDPGNFATNIQAGAAYGYTLLWVVTLANIMAILIQLMSAKLGIATNKNLAEHIRDNFPKPIVWFYWIQAEIIAMATDLAEFLGATIGIKLITNISLPKSAIIVGILTFLILTIQKKGQKTLEIIIGILLLLVATAYLIELFYSKPKLSLLIKGLIIPSLPTTNAVFLSAGILGATIMPHVIYLHSSLTQYKTNIGTKKELYSSTKIDIALAMTIASFINLAMLATSSAVFYYHGVIKITDLNQAYLTLKPLLNQAAATIFGLSLIAAGISSTVVGTLAGQIMMQGFINFYIPVWIRRIITILPSFIIILIKLNPTTILIISQVLLSFGISLALIPLLSFTGNKKIMGELVNSKFLQKTGWVIVTFIITINIYLIVKEIIN
- the gltX gene encoding glutamate--tRNA ligase; its protein translation is MKIKTRFAPSPTGLLHLGGARTALYSWLFAQKNNGSFILRFEDTNTKSSKQYFVKKIIKHMKWMGINWNENIYFQSKRIKKYNKIIKKMLINKQAYKCYCSKNRLENLKKYQLKNKIKPHYDNLCRYNENKNKKNKYVIRFKNPKFGEVVFKDQIRGKIKIKNKELDDLIIQRSNGIPTYNFCVAIDDWDMKITHVIRGEEHISNTPKQINILNAIGIKPPIYAHLPIILNENGEKMSKRKNTKSIFEYKKNGYLPEALLNYLIRLGWSYGNKEIFNVTEMKELFNFKKISKSASLLNKKKLNWLNHHYLKNLNKKIIIKHFKNYMKLNKIKKNNLEINILKIFIPRCKTFKEIIKQSNYLYKNIKLKKNNYLCKNSIKPLKYIKKEFSSIKIWNESNIQLKLKKTIKKLKLNIIDLNMPLRISITGKTKSPNLSLILFLLGKYKSLERIENSIKYINNNKIY
- the ligA gene encoding NAD-dependent DNA ligase LigA produces the protein MKKIIKKLKKKIKYHEYLYYVLNKPKINDETYDNMIIKLLKLEKKNPHLIKNNSPTIKITGQIDKKFKKIKHKIPMLSLRNIYKKKDLLNFKNYLKKKLFKKKIVNLCCELKIDGLAVSIIYKNGILQKAATRGDSEIGEDITNNIKTIKKIPLKITGNNIPKYLEIRGEVFISKKNFKLLNKNKKKMFSNPRNMAAGSLRQLNSKITAKRKLEFICYNVNIKKEKININSHFKTLKMAKKWGIPICKHTKIYNKKKDILNFYSKKLKKKNKLGIDVDGIVIKINNKKYQKKLGETTKFPRWAIAYKFPSDETKTKIKNIKFQIGRTGIITPIAQLIPISLSGSIIKNVNLHNIKEIKRLKINIGDSIILKKAGNVIPKIIKVIKKNKNNEKEIINIPNKCPECNCNIKITKNKSIIKCISGLKCKAQLKAYLKYFVSQQSYNIIGLGNKTIDKLIENKIIKSSIDIFNLNINMLLNINNIKIKKAKQIIKSINQAKKIKFSNFLYSLNINGLGKTNAKNIATKLNSIKKFLNVNIKKLLSIKKIGKKIAKNIIKYIYKNKKIIKKLNKKIYIKYKN
- the cysK gene encoding cysteine synthase A, with amino-acid sequence MKNVFKDNSLTIGNTPLVKLNRIGNGSIFVKIESRNPSFSVKCRIGANMIWDAENKGILNKNIELIEPTSGNTGIALAFVSASRGYNLTLIMPDSMSIERRNLLKALGANLILTDGVYGMKGAVSKAEEMFANNPDKYLLLQQFNNPANPDIHEKTTGPEIWDDTDGLIDVFIAGVGTGGTLTGVTRYIKNIKGKKDLFAVAVEPLDSPVITKAMTGKNMKVGNHKIQGIGAGFIPKNLDLNLIDRVVMVSNESAMDMAKKLMKYEGILSGISSGAAVYAALELQKEKLFLNKNIIVILPSSGERYLSTSLFSFLS